One window of Globicephala melas chromosome 2, mGloMel1.2, whole genome shotgun sequence genomic DNA carries:
- the LOC115867283 gene encoding LOW QUALITY PROTEIN: alpha-1-antiproteinase-like (The sequence of the model RefSeq protein was modified relative to this genomic sequence to represent the inferred CDS: deleted 1 base in 1 codon) produces the protein MASSITWGLLLLADLCSQVSGAMRQSSPDIYQYDLPHFSSFAFSLYHELARQSNDKIIFSPVSIAIAFAMLLSLGTKDDTYIQILKGIGFKFKKAPKADIHKGLGSLPETLKQPNSQFQLTASTMLIIDENPKQKPEFLYNVKKLYHSKALSINFRNIKEAKKEINHQIKVRTQGIIVDLVKELDEDMALALVNYIIFEGKWKDKFEAQCFLKGDFHVNEKITVKVPVTNRLGMFHLYRDNEFSCWVLVQHYQGRMAAFLLLPNLGKMQLLEDGLSEKNLAKILKYLEIRSANLHLPKLSISGTYDLKTLLGKLGITKVFSNGADLSGITEEVPLKLSKVSVLSPLWAIHEAVMSINENGTEHAGATLSEESAWSEHLTINFNMPFLIIVKDENTNIPLFMGKVVNPMQK, from the exons ATGGCATCCTCCATCACGTGGGGCCTCCTCCTGCTGGCAGACCTGTGTAGTCAAGTCTCTGGCGCCATGCGTCAGTCCAGCCCTGATATTTATCAATACGATCTCCCACACTTCTCCAGCTTTGCCTTCAGCCTGTACCATGAACTGGCCCGTCAGTCCAACGACAAAATCATCTTCTCCCCAGTGAGCATCGCTATAGCCTTTGCGATGCTC CTCTCCCTGGGAACCAAAGATGATACTTACATCCAGATCCTGAAGGGCATAGGCTTCAAGTTTAAGAAGGCGCCTAAGGCTGATATCCACAAAGGCTTAGGGAGTCTCCCTGAAACCCTTAAGCAGCCAAACAGTCAGTTCCAGCTGACCGCCAGCACTATGCTAATCATTGATGAGAATCCGAAGCAAAAGCCTGAGTTTTTGTACAATGTCAAGAAGCTGTACCACTCAAAAGCCCTGTCCATCAACTTCAGGAACATCAAAGAGGCCAAGAAAGAGATCAACCATCAGATAAAGGTAAGAACTCAGGGAATAATTGTGGATTTGGTCAAAGAGCTTGACGAAGACATGGCTCTTGCTCTGGTGAACTACATAATTTTTGAAG GCAAATGGAAGGATAAATTCGAGGCTCAGTGCTTCCTAAAAGGAGACTTCCATGTGAACGAGAAGATCACGGTCAAGGTGCCCGTGACCAACCGCCTGGGCATGTTCCACCTGTACCGAGACAATGAGTTCTCCTGCTGGGTGTTGGTGCAGCACTACCAGGGCAGAATGGCCGCCTTCCTGCTTCTGCCCAACCTGGGGAAGATGCAGCTGCTGGAGGATGGGCTCTCTGAGAAGAACCTCGCCAAAATCCTCAAATACCTTGAGATACG TTCTGCCAATTTACACTTGCCCAAACTGTCCATTTCTGGAACCTACGATCTGAAAACTCTCCTGGGTAAACTGGGCATCACCAAGGTCTTCAGCAACGGGGCTGACCTCTCAGGGATCACCGAGGAAGTGCCTCTGAAGCTGTCCAAG gtctctgtcctctctcccctctgggccATTCATGAGGCTGTGATGAGCATCAATGAGAATGGGACAGAACACGCTGGGGCCACCCTCTCAGAAGAGAGTGCCTGGTCTGAGCATCTGACCATCAACTTCAACATGCCCTTCTTAATCATCGTCAAGGATGAAAACACCAACATTCCGCTCTTCATGGGAAAGGTGGTGAATCCCATGCAAAAATAA